The Calliphora vicina chromosome 3, idCalVici1.1, whole genome shotgun sequence genome contains a region encoding:
- the SuUR gene encoding protein suppressor of underreplication, whose product MYHFTADHPPEPVRLSFRALIPGHIRQYLKDFQLDAIRFMHNFLAKGEFCVYNDESGLGKQAAVAVLLDAACSSKKCLIVVQNDDRYVNGWDFHFNVLTNTNVTVIKDEKDSTDSPHNIYIAKWSTLRTIDDLTKFKFDFIILDNRGQMLNNSFCTSMLLKHYERKINILISSVDITSDLKLLHNCLRLGGRLDPQYSSFKTFEEKFKLPDAKELAYKRVDLEEYFCKRERLADYCKVFRLRRYCHQYEKQLPLVKEDRYKINLELWREKQNATNSESSSIEYVNNQNREDEHIKDTQELFEEYCRQRRKQHLEFQQEEEKRLQQREREMLKSIQTENEIIYNVDDEVALINDTPPMVPEKPSVARDNSDEPVLMSPLLVESDSDADDVPEICNDPNNDIEIVDLSREEKEDNQEHNKQNKPIESTNKSKPAEEKTKSANKNNKASKMRRELARLDEDIVDALKIKETPKRLTRHKKEEDASNSSTKRLKDRLEEKRADVATSKRTNSNERTPKSSKNNANNDSNNTKSTIKAEKPTVQKSPEKSTTTSNNTQKPPKDTRKAISTVPELVATENCNTPKNTKTSKDNKKSASISTNSKSNINSNAIEIKETNKTSHATSTPLTSRKARTVQNVAKTANQTPTKNKDNQVHIKQELVEETPQTQKTNSKDTQTKVNSERKCLKREMEITPSGVHHKQTRSMQRLTRSAGGGSKYLTKNLALQIDKINKPKKKPTVKEITPKPVININKPDVAKYKEAEKNTQTSIISHRSSQDYESLQCAQRLSGAAVFDNGLEKSTEFLVPATPNVITRNSLIPSSLTSSAGFFTESEVIFIPPTPTDATTNRKRDQVISLSSSENENSTSQSSSTNISTTSRRTRALKPNRKQQQQQSTETSKVPSFSELLAQQNTRASAKSPDLFSNCSDLLPLPCTQPNLDSEEPNTPFEGFKIFGSEVKQLQQHYAFSKNNNANKLNPSAKKSYRDQRSCLDILEKMFEPPNKKSKQTTNEKSTSAGTTPTKKATRNASGANKQKTQNPILPSHPIEAIAEARQQQEIQKRKRSAATAATASTSGLQEDEIFEITNNGTFGSVMRLHSNGEISPVQHTQKSNTKQHNKITNYLIGSAIQNGSSGSQEEAVPPNSDNSAGYNNTEAGTPSKRHQQLSAVQNSNVKKSPKGKCNSTQATKLTKWFTKPSELSRQPSAAKAKSSNSKKTPTKQVHVHVSQEVDLTIASQPTPPPSGKRILKRRRLDLSFNK is encoded by the exons ATGTATCATTTCACGGCGGACCATCCCCCAGAGCCAGTAAGGCTTTCTTTTCGCGCATTAATACCGGGTCATATACGACAATATCTAAAGGACTTCCAATTGGATGCCATACGTTTTATGCACAACTTTTTGGCAAAAGGAGAATTTTGTGTGTACAACGATGAAAGTGGTTTGGGCAAACAGGCGGCCGTGGCCGTTTTATTGGATGCAGCTTGTagtagtaaaaaatgtttaattgttGTCCAGAATGATGACCGCTATGTTAATGGTTGGgattttcattttaatgttttaacaaATACCAATGTTACAGTTATAAAAGATGAAAAAG ATTCCACAGATTCTCCCCATAATATATACATTGCGAAATGGAGCACCTTGAGGACAATAGATGATTtgactaaatttaaatttgatttcataATACTCGATAATCGTGGCCAAATGTTGAATAATAGTTTTTGTACATCCATGCTGCTGAAACATTATGAACgtaaaattaatatattgatcTCCAGTGTTGATATAACA aGTGATTTAAAACTATTGCACAATTGTTTGAGATTAGGAGGTCGCTTAGATCCTCAATACTCCAGCTTTAAGACTttcgaagaaaaatttaaattacccGATGCTAAGGAATTGGCCTATAAACGTGTGGATTTAGAAGAATACTTTTGTAAGCGCGAACGTTTGGCTGACTATTGCAA agtaTTTCGTTTAAGACGTTATTGTCATCAATACGAAAAACAATTGCCTTTAGTTAAAGaggatcgttataaaattaatCTGGAATTATGGCGTGAAAAACAAAATGCTACCAATTCGGAAAGCAGCAGTATCGAATATGTAAATAATCAAAACCGTGAAGATGAACACATTAAAGACACGCAAGAGCTGTTCGAGGAGTATTGCAGACAACGGAGAAAACAACACTTGGAATTTCAGCAGGAGGAGGAGAAACGATTACAGCAAAGGGAGCGAGAAATGTTGAAAAGTATACAAACGGAAAATGAAATTATATACAATGTAGACGATGAAGTGGCTTTAATAAATGATACGCCACCAATGGTGCCGGAGAAACCATCAGTTGCCAGGGATAATTCAGATGAACCGGTTTTAATGTCACCTTTACTTGTAGAATCAGATTCGGATGCTGATGACGTACCAGAAATATGCAATGATCCCAACAACGATATTGAAATTGTGGATTTGTCAAGGGAAGAAAAAGAAGACAATCAGGAAcacaataaacaaaacaaacccaTTGAATCCACTAATAAGAGCAAGCCAGCTGAAGAAAAGACTAAAAGTgccaacaaaaataacaaagctTCTAAAATGAGACGTGAATTGGCAAGATTGGATGAAGATATTGTGGATGCTCTTAAAATAAAGGAAACACCAAAACGATTAACGAGACACAAAAAAGAGGAAGATGCCTCAAACTCTTCAACTAAAAGACTTAAAGATAGACTAGAGGAAAAAAGAGCAGATGTTGCCACTTCGAAGAGAACAAATTCAAATGAAAGAACACCAAAGTCTTCAAAGAACAATGCAAACAATGACTCCAACAATACAAAATCAACCATAAAAGCAGAAAAACCTACTGTTCAAAAATCTCCCGAAAAAAGTACAACAACAAGCAATAACACACAAAAACCTCCTAAAGACACGCGAAAGGCAATATCAACAGTTCCAGAATTGGTGGCTACGGAAAATTGTAATACAccaaaaaatacgaaaactTCAAAAGACAATAAAAAATCTGCTTCAATTTCCACAAACTccaaatcaaatataaattctAACGCAATCGAGATTAAGGAGACAAATAAAACTAGCCATGCTACAAGCACTCCTCTAACTTCAAGAAAAGCCAGGACTGTTCAAAATGTGGCAAAAACCGCCAACCAAActccaacaaaaaataaagacaaTCAGGTGCATATCAAGCAGGAACTTGTAGAAGAAACACCACAAACCCAGAAAACCAACTCTAAGGATACACAGACCAAAGTGAACAGTGAAAGAAAATGTTTGAAACGTGAAATGGAAATAACGCCGTCGGGTGTACATCATAAGCAGACACGTAGCATGCAACGTTTAACAAGATCTGCCGGAGGTGGcagcaaatatttaacaaaaaatttagctctacaaatagataaaataaacaaacccaAAAAGAAGCCGACTGTAAAAGAAATCACACCAAAACCTGTGATAAATATCAATAAGCCAGATGTAGCTAAATATAAAGAGgctgaaaaaaacacacaaacttCTATTATTTCACATAGAAGTTCCCAAGATTATGAATCGCTACAATGTGCTCAACGTTTAAGTGGTGCGGCTGTTTTCGACAACGGTCTAGAAAAGTCCACAGAATTCTTGGTGCCGGCTACACCGAACGTTATAACAAGAAATTCTCTTATACCCTCATCATTGACATCATCAGCAGGATTCTTTACTGAATCTGAAGTTATTTTCATACCACCTACCCCAACGGATGCAACGACCAACAGGAAACGTGATCAAGTTATATCGCTTTCTAGTTCGGAAAATGAAAACAGCACATCGCAATCGTCGTCAACGAATATCTCAACCACAAGTCGTAGAACACGTGCCTTGAAACCAaatagaaaacaacaacaacagcaaagcACAGAAACTAGCAAAGTACCCAGCTTTTCGGAATTGCTAGCGCAACAGAATACACGTGCAAGTGCCAAATCACCAGATCTCTTTAGTAATTGCTCAGATTTACTACCACTACCTTGTACGCAACCAAATTTGGACAGCGAAGAACCAAATACTCCCTTTGAAGGCTTTAAAATTTTCGGTTCGGAAGTCAAACAACTACAGCAGCATTATGCTTTTTCGAAGAACAACAATGCAAATAAACTTAATCCTAGCGCTAAGAAGTCGTATCGAGACCAGCGTAGCTGTctagatattttagaaaaaatgtttgaacCACCTAATAagaaatcaaaacaaacaactaACGAAAAATCTACAAGCGCAGGCACTACGCCCACGAAAAAGGCAACTCGCAATGCAAGTggagcaaataaacaaaaaacccaAAACCCTATATTACCATCACATCCCATAGAAGCCATAGCGGAAGCTCGTCAGCAACAAGAAATACAAAAACGCAAACGTTCAGCTGCTACTGCTGCTACCGCTTCCACTTCAGGCTTGCAAGAGGATGAAATATTCGAAATTACCAATAATGGTACGTTCGGCAGTGTTATGCGTTTACACTCAAACGGTGAGATATCACCCGTACAACACACCCAAAAATCCAATACAAAGCAGCACAATAAAATTACCAACTATCTGATAGGAAGTGCTATACAAAACGGTAGCTCTGGTTCCCAGGAAGAAGCAGTGCCACCAAACAGTGACAATAGTGCAGGCTATAATAATACGGAGGCTGGCACTCCTAGTAAGCGGCACCAACAGTTGTCTGCAGTACAAAATTCAAATGTGAAAAAATCACCTAAAGGCAAATGCAACTCTACACAGGCTACCAAACTAACTAAATGGTTTACAAAACCTTCAGAATTGAGCCGTCAACCAAGTGCTGCCAAAGCAAAATCTTCAAATTCAAAAAAGACACCCACCAAGCAAGTGCATGTGCATGTTAGTCAAGAAGTTGACCTGACTATAGCATCTCAGCCAACACCACCACCATCAGGTAAAAGAATTCTTAAAAGACGTAGACTAGATTTATCGTTTAACAAatag
- the LOC135954464 gene encoding nudC domain-containing protein 3 — translation MEYTRSDCILREILEERKSLTGFLDAIFGFMSRNTDFYHIQKTKDDKLGFPRGVKEQILMSCIQKYEKPYDEPKFTRDLIVEVPTVVAEEVEIASEENQNECQEVVMQNDIEMLETSKNNECAVKTTQFNESDYKNGSVFENYCWSQTLKDVELNVLLPKEAKIAKHIKLDLKSNHITIKTLLPKEKILINSETWDKYRHNDVLWTITDGKLVINFDKLKECWWDKLLLSETAAIDIKTVDTERPIKDYSQDTQNAIEKLQIQQSQKGNDLKTLPINESEQMTRLRQAWNAEGSPFKGQPFDPSVLKFN, via the exons atggaatataCACGTTCTGATTGTATATTAAGAGAAATACTGGAGGAACGCAAATCATTAACTGGATTTCTGGATGCAATATTTGGATTTATGAGTAGAAA TACAGATTTTTATcacatacaaaaaacaaaagatgACAAATTAGGTTTTCCAAGAGGAGTAAAAGAACAAATTCTCATGAGTTGcatacaaaaatatgaaaaaccataTGACGAGCCAAAATTCACAAGGGATCTTATAGTTGAGGTACCTACAGTGGTCGCTGAAGAAGTTGAAATTGCTTCGgaggaaaatcaaaatgaatgcCAGGAGGTTGTTATGCAAAATGATATTGAAATGTTAGAAACTTCGAAAAATAATGAATGCGCTGTAAAGACTACACAGTTTAATGAGTCGGACTACAAGAATGGTTCAGTATTTGAAAACTATTGTTGGTCACAGACTTTGAAAGATGTAGAATTAAATGTACTTCTCCCTAAGGAAGCTAAAATAGCCAAACATATTAAATTAGACCTAAAATCAAATCATATAACTATTAAAACCTTATTGCCAAAGGAAAAGATCTTAATAAACTCCGAAACTTGGGATAAATACAGGCACAACGATGTTCTTTGGACAATAACGGATGGTAAACTCGTAATAAATTTCG ATAAACTTAAAGAATGCTGGTGGGATAAATTACTTTTGAGCGAAACTGCTGCAATAGACATTAAAACTGTTGATACTGAAAGACCCATAAAAGATTACTCACAGGACACTCAAAATGCCATAGAAAAATTGCAGATCCAGCAAAGTCAGAAAGGGAACGATTTAAAAACATTACCTATAAATGAAAGTGAACAAATGACTCGTTTGCGACAAGCCTGGAATGCAGAGGGGTCACCTTTTAAAGGGCAACCTTTTGATCCATCAGTacttaagtttaattaa